A DNA window from Undibacterium sp. YM2 contains the following coding sequences:
- a CDS encoding PaaI family thioesterase translates to MSEAKSDAAAILKQWQEQEATVRARMAEPGVLGLDQLKAVSGIDFLRGILEGKYPVAHIGKTLDFIPVEGEAGRIVFQGTPGLQHYNPLGSVHGGYFCTLLDSAVGCAVQSMLPAGVGYTTLEIKVNLIRAMSAKTGPVRAEGKVIQVGKQVGTAEGRIVDAAGKVYAHATTTCLIFPLP, encoded by the coding sequence ATGAGTGAGGCAAAGAGTGATGCAGCAGCGATTTTGAAACAATGGCAGGAACAGGAAGCTACAGTCCGCGCCCGCATGGCAGAACCCGGCGTGCTAGGGCTGGATCAATTGAAAGCCGTCAGCGGTATCGATTTCTTGCGTGGCATCCTCGAAGGGAAATACCCGGTCGCCCACATAGGCAAGACTTTGGATTTCATCCCGGTAGAAGGTGAAGCTGGCCGCATCGTGTTCCAGGGTACGCCGGGTTTGCAGCATTACAACCCGCTGGGCAGTGTGCATGGTGGCTATTTCTGTACCCTGCTGGACTCTGCCGTTGGCTGTGCCGTGCAATCAATGTTACCAGCAGGTGTGGGTTATACCACGCTGGAGATCAAGGTGAATCTGATCCGTGCCATGAGCGCCAAGACCGGGCCTGTGCGGGCTGAGGGCAAGGTCATTCAGGTGGGCAAGCAGGTAGGCACTGCTGAGGGGCGCATTGTGGATGCGGCGGGGAAGGTTTATGCGCATGCAACGACGACATGTTTGATTTTTCCTTTGCCTTGA
- a CDS encoding GlxA family transcriptional regulator: MAHIEVWLYPQCMASAVTGPLDVFAVANAIWSLKNVDDVDPLFTWSTHSIDGKPVMTPARVSLGADACIRADSKADIILLPGLYMENGVTGLTSSMHAMRELFPILRTRHAQGCVLAANCSATFLLAEAGLLDGGHATTTWWLERAFKTRYPEVSLRLSEVLDEYENILTSGAATSFLNLAYHLVERFGGQDIASGVAKTLLIDANRTSQMPYMQMLSLTQQDTHQHENILVQRAQKWLSLHHHLPFRLPALARHLAVSERTVIRHFHQTLDTTPATYAQQVKMDIAKRLLETTTLTLEQVAERTGYSDPSSFRRLFKKHSGLSPASYREQFRPARRLATST; the protein is encoded by the coding sequence ATGGCACATATCGAAGTCTGGCTTTACCCTCAATGCATGGCATCTGCGGTCACTGGCCCGCTGGATGTGTTTGCGGTCGCCAATGCCATCTGGTCGCTGAAGAACGTCGATGATGTAGATCCCCTGTTCACCTGGAGCACCCATTCCATCGATGGCAAGCCTGTCATGACACCTGCCAGGGTCAGCCTGGGTGCCGATGCCTGCATACGTGCTGACAGCAAGGCTGACATCATTTTATTACCCGGTCTGTACATGGAAAACGGTGTTACCGGCCTGACCAGCAGCATGCATGCGATGCGTGAACTTTTCCCCATATTGCGAACCAGACACGCACAGGGCTGTGTACTGGCCGCCAATTGCAGCGCCACCTTCTTGCTGGCAGAGGCTGGTTTGCTGGATGGTGGCCATGCAACAACAACCTGGTGGCTGGAAAGGGCATTCAAGACCCGTTACCCAGAAGTCAGCCTGCGCCTGTCCGAAGTACTGGATGAATATGAAAATATCCTGACCAGCGGCGCCGCTACCAGCTTTTTGAATCTTGCCTATCACCTGGTGGAGCGCTTTGGTGGCCAGGATATCGCCAGCGGTGTCGCCAAGACTTTGCTGATAGATGCCAACCGCACTTCGCAAATGCCGTATATGCAAATGCTGAGCCTGACCCAGCAAGATACCCACCAGCATGAAAACATCCTGGTGCAGCGTGCCCAAAAATGGCTGAGCCTGCATCATCACCTGCCTTTTCGCCTGCCTGCGCTGGCCCGGCATCTGGCAGTCAGTGAACGCACTGTGATACGTCACTTCCATCAGACGCTGGATACCACACCAGCCACCTACGCCCAGCAAGTCAAGATGGACATCGCCAAGCGTCTGCTGGAAACCACTACCCTGACACTGGAACAAGTGGCAGAACGCACAGGTTATAGCGACCCCAGCTCATTCCGCCGTCTGTTTAAAAAACACTCAGGCCTGTCACCAGCCAGTTATCGCGAACAATTCAGGCCAGCAAGACGCCTGGCAACCAGCACCTGA
- a CDS encoding PaaI family thioesterase, whose translation MSSADTATNTAAEEQAQRLNQFGAKFLPGHLGINILAVEKGKVTAELPVLPHLLAPNGYLHAGSVVTLADTACGYGCVASLPEGAQSFTTIELKSNHLGTARAGTISVVATAVHLGRTTQVWDAIVSYEGKTIALFRCTQMILFPRKDA comes from the coding sequence ATGTCCTCAGCAGATACTGCCACTAATACAGCAGCAGAAGAACAGGCACAACGCCTGAACCAGTTTGGTGCCAAATTTTTGCCCGGTCACCTTGGTATCAATATCCTGGCGGTAGAAAAAGGCAAAGTCACGGCGGAGTTGCCGGTTCTGCCACATCTGCTGGCCCCAAATGGCTATCTGCATGCAGGCAGCGTGGTGACCCTGGCCGACACCGCCTGCGGTTATGGTTGCGTCGCCAGCCTGCCTGAAGGGGCACAGAGTTTTACGACAATTGAACTGAAATCCAATCACCTGGGCACCGCCCGCGCCGGCACCATCAGCGTGGTCGCCACTGCCGTGCACCTGGGCCGCACGACCCAGGTCTGGGATGCCATAGTCAGTTATGAGGGGAAGACGATTGCCCTGTTCCGTTGTACCCAAATGATTTTATTTCCCCGGAAGGATGCATGA